A window of Candidatus Angelobacter sp. genomic DNA:
GTCGCGCAACGCGTCCACGGTGTCGCGCTTCGAGTCGAACGAAACCAGCACGAATCCGACATTCGTGCGGACGTTTTCTGGCAAGGCCTGCTCGATTCGTTTCATATCGTGCACCAACACGGGGCAGGCGTACTGGCAGTTGGCGAAGAACATTGTGATGATCTGGGGCCGGCCCTTGAGGGAGCCGAGTCTCACCGGCCTGGCCGCATCATCGGTCCACACCGAGCCGACCTGATACAACGATCTGTCGGTGAATTCGCCGGGCGCTTTACTTTTTGCGCAACAGGCGCACCCCGCGCCGTTCACGCGAGGTTCTGCGCTGCCAATAGCCGCCGTGGCGAAGAGTTGAAGCGCAACCAGAAGAACAAGCGGTGAACGCGTTT
This region includes:
- a CDS encoding SCO family protein, which encodes MKTRSPLVLLVALQLFATAAIGSAEPRVNGAGCACCAKSKAPGEFTDRSLYQVGSVWTDDAARPVRLGSLKGRPQIITMFFANCQYACPVLVHDMKRIEQALPENVRTNVGFVLVSFDSKRDTVDALRDYRTRNDLNMNRWTLLRGEPDDVLELAALLGVNFKQGADGQFAHSNIITLLNADGEIVHRQIGLNGDASQTVRIITQLLGRPGATP